Part of the Suricata suricatta isolate VVHF042 chromosome 8, meerkat_22Aug2017_6uvM2_HiC, whole genome shotgun sequence genome, tgaaatcaagagttggactcttggggcgcctgggtggctcagtcggttaagcctccgacttcggctcaagtcagatctcacgttcgtgggttcgagccccgcgtcaggctctgtgctgacagctagctcagagcctggagcttgcttccagttctgtgtctccctctctctctgaccctccccctctcatactctgtctctctctgtatcaaaaataagtaaaacatttaaaaaaaaaaaaaagagttggactcttaactgactgcaccactcaggccacccacattctgtttatcttttaaatgagGATAAACATAGTGTCTACTTTATAAAGCTGTTTTGAGGACTAAATGAtctaatacatgtaaaatgcttagaacactACTTGGATCATAGGAAGTATgttcactgtttgtttttttatagaagaatattctttttctgggggcgcctgggtggctcagtcggttaagtgtccggcttcggctcaggtcatgatctcgtggttcgtgggttcgagccccatgtcgggctctgcgctgacagctcagagcctggagcttgtttctgatgctgtgtctccctctctctctgaccctcccctgcttgtgctgtctctgtccctcaaaaataaattaaaaaaaagagaaaaaaaatttttaaaaatattctttttctgagGAATGATGGACTACAGCATGAGAAGGAAGACACACTTTCACTTAAACTCTCTCATGCCgattgaatgtttttaaaatgtgtgactttatttcaaatcagaaaattaatataattgaaagaaattacattacattttttatgtataaCAAGAGGTAAAAGATCAATATTTTCTGCCAACTTTTTGTAGTGAAattttcaaacacacaaaaatagcaAGGGTAGTACAGCGACCGCCCATATATGTACCATCTAGattcaataatttttaacatttttgccaTCTTTGCTTTACGGTGTTtgtgattttatgtatatttagatgtgtatatatacgtacatgtttgtttttgctgAGCCATTTGAAAATTGAAGATATGTAAcatttctctcaaatattttcatctacatattctaaaaatgattttttctatGTAAAATCTCCAATACCATCATACTCTAAGAAAATTAGTACTAATTTTAATAGCTTCTAATATTCTGTTCATATTTAGATTTCTGTTTGTACTCCAAGTGTCTATtatactacttttttttatttaaaaatttttttctgttctttttttttaatttatttttgagagacagagagagagcatgagcaggggagggtcagagagaaagggagatgcagaatctgaagcaggttccagcctctgagctagctgtcagcacagagcccgccgtggggctcaaacccacgaactgtgagatcgtgacctgagctgaagccagacgcttaactgactgagtcacccaggtgcccctattatactactttttttccctaatatggGTCCAGTCAGATTCACAAATATcatttgcttatgttttttttaaagttgatttatttattttgagagagcaaaggagagagactgagagagaggagagagaagagagagagaatcccaagcaggctctgcactgccactACAGAatcggacatggggctcgatctcttgaactgtgagaccatgccctgaaCCAATGTTATGTCCGCCCCAGCTGGCGGGGCGGTCGATCCTTGCGGGTTcctaagagagggagagagaattggggggcagggagcacagagagtggaagcaagacaagcgtttctgatcaagcctctttattgagaaaatatccacacctatatagggtttagggcaggaagctgacagggttggttgctaggaaacagggtcaagtgattaaagctagggtaaagaaggaaccaaactaaagtatttagcacagcacctgaagggctgataccaccctgcctgtaggcgcttgatctttgttcttctggcttctcctgaccgGGAGTGGGacttccctgcctatttttgtaattcaggtaactcccctcagggagtgacattttctggctagtaaatggccaagcagctgaatctttgcagcttcccacaaaccaaaatcaagagccacccaggtacctccaaaAAGGCTTATTTTATCTCTCATTTTAGAAGCATTTGGTCAGTTaacaggtatttttctttctttctttttaacttttttattcaaTTGAGAATAATTTACATGCAGTAGAATGCACAGATCTCAAGTTCTGACATTCCGTGAGTTTTCATATATGGTGCACACTTATATAACTCACACCCACACAGAACATTCTCGTGCCCACTGAAAGATCTCCCGTGCACTGTCCCTCTCATTACTCCTGACTGCTATTCAAATTTCTTTCCCTACAGTTTTATTAGTTGCATGTTTTAATCATTCTGATTCAAAGCTTCgtaattttatgacatttttatatttatgagaaataattatatatttacgATGTTTTGCAGCTTAAcattgagaaaagaaaggaaatgcaacAAGAAAAGCAGAAAGCACTTGATGTGGAAACAAGAAAGCAGGCTAATAAGAAGAAAGATTTATTGACTCGTGTCCAGGAGATTCTTGAAAATATTCAGGTATGTAAtgtaggcttttaaaaattataactaagAAATGATGAGGTAAGCATTGATgataatttttcagaaatatgttTGCACTTACTAGTTAGTTACCGATATATTTTACTGTGATGTTTGAGAAGCTTTGTGGTTTGTGATATTCCATTTCAGTTACTCCAGAGAACATTCACTTGCTTGTTAGTGATGCCTAGTACTTGAATCAGAGGGTGCTTAGACAGTGGAGCCCTACCCTGAATATAATTGCTCATTGTCTGTGTCTTATGACTCTAAAAACATGGAATTCTCAGTGACAAAATGATAGAATTGACCATTGTGGTTTGCCTCTGAACTAATCAGACTATTGACTCAATGACCTTATTCTCATTCTCTGCTAAAGTAAATAActgcccccaatttttttttggtgaaaataaCCCTCTTAACTACACAAATGCAATTTAGATTAGATAAGTAGAATTGTCTACATGCATTTGAGATCCAAATTGAAACCATTTAAACAATACATTTATGccttttgcaattatttttatttagctgAATTTAAATTTGCATAAGCAATTTAAGGTCTGGAtcatttcatataaaaaaaaaacccaagtgaaTTATGTTGAACAATGATTTCTACCATATATAGCACTGTTCTGCAggctacattaaaaattttttttttcataatctaGGGGTTGGCAGTGTGTATAATTCATATTAGATGACACATGTACAATGAACTTGAGACTGTTTCCCATTAAGTGCCATCTTCATTTCTCTGTGGGTAGTGGGCTTAATTTGCAGAATAGTTACTGTCCATATTAAGTTTAAGACTCATTTTAGTAGTGTACAAAACATAGTTGCTGTCTATacaaatgtgaaatgtgaaatattttaaggaaacaatttattttacttaaacctATGAACATGTTCCTAGATTTGGCCAATATGTAtccctcttgttttattttgatccTGAAGTTATGACTAAGTATACTTCGTTGTACTGTTTATTGCATAGTACCTGGAAACTGTTATATGTCTTGGGATTTGTAAGGTAAAACAGGATGgtctagggaaaaaaatacatacatagcaACATAAAATCTTTCAATATTCAGGATTCTGGCATCTGTATTGATATGAGCATATAATTTCTGTCAGCTTAATCTATGCTTGTGTAATCTTTAAGAGCCATCCTAGttcactttgtattcttttttttttttaatgttcatttatttatcttgagagagagaagagggggtgaGCTGCGTGcaccggggaggagcagagagagagtgcgagagatagagaatcccaaccaggctttgcattgtcagtacagagcctgatgcagggttcaaactcaaattgtgagatcaggacctgagctgaaatctagttggcacccaaccgactaagccacccagtcaccccccaGTTCacgttttattcttttgcaaagTCAAATGATTTAGATAGAaaaggtaattttaattttttcttttggatttcttGTGTATCAATTGTTCTCCTCTtaatatggaaacatttttttaaatgtttatttatttttgagagagagttgatGTGAGCCGGGGATTGGGGGGAAGGTAGAGGATCCAAAGTTGGCTCTGATCTGACACCAGAGAGCcagatgcatggcttgaactcacaaactgcaagatcatgacctgagcccaagtcggatgcctaattgagtcacccagataccccttaatttagaattttttttacttttgcttgTTCTAAAACTCATTAACCGgttgctgtttaaaatggccaTTGGTTAATCAAATTGAAGTTTGCTTTGATGATTTGgattttaagttgaaaattttatttctaagtaacttAAGCTACATGGCTGAGCTTTCATTTACTACAAATTTGCCTCATCACATAGAAGGATTTTAAGTAAATCTGGAGTAAGCAAAAAGGAGGCAGGAGTCTTGttactgaattatttttgcttaatatCCTGGGCAAGTTAGTCTTTGTTAAAGAAGGAATCATTTATATAAGAAATTTAATTATTTGCTATTTAACTCATATCTTGGGATCCTTAGATGACAGGTTTCATAGGAGGAACAGCTGGTGACATTAATAACATGTAAACCAAAAGAAAGTTCATGAAAATCCTTCTATTCCAGGATTAAACTGCACATGGATGTatgaaatgtatgtgtgtgtacccTCGCACATATGTACATACTGTATCAAATTAGATaatttcctttaatcttttaataAACAGGCCAGAATGACCAATAGGTGTTTTTAATGGTAATTTAAGCTCCATGTGATACAGGACACAATAGAAGAATGTtatcttagtttttgtttgtgttttcaaataatagaactttgaattttctgtttcaattttattttagaaaacaatgaaatgaaaggCTTTTTGTGTGCAGTAAGggaatattaattttcaaatttccttttccaGGTTAGGAAAGCACCTAATGCCAGTGATTTTGATCCATGGGAGATTGAAACAGTTTGCTCTAATTCAGAAGAAAGAAACCTGAATGTCCCTGCTATGTTTCCAAATATCTTGCCAAGCCCTACTGAACACTCTACTTTAGGAAAGTTTGAAAAGATAACTGGAATTTTGCCATTGAATAATGAGGATGGATTTAAATCAAATGGGATAGACTTAGCCAGGGACTCTGAAGAGTCTCAGTCTCCGAAGCAGTGTGATAGGTCAGATATCAGCCCTGCGGGAAATGAAGCTTCTGTAACGGCCCCCTCAGCAACCCCACAGGAGACTCTTACGTCTGATGGTCTCTTGCCAACTAATGAAGAACCAGATCCATCACTTTCGGAAGTTACTGCAGATCCCTACATAATGAGTCTTCAGAACCTGATGAAAAAGTCAAAGGAATATATAGAAAGAGAACAATCTAGACGCAGTCTGAGAAGTAGTACAAAGAGGAGTATTAATGAGAGTCattcagataaagaaaatgatgcTGGTAAAGTGACTGACTATGGGAAGGAGAAGGCACAGTTGACTGGCAAACACTGTTCTTCAGTTATTCCCGACAAACCAAGCCTTAATAAATCAAACGTTCTTCTCCAAGGTGCTTCCACTCAAGCAAGCAGCACGAATGCATCAGTTCTAGGTAGCTTTTCTAAAGTGGACATACCTGTACGAACTAGCCATCACACTATTTTAGATCCTGATTCTGATTTTAAAGTCATTCCCACTTTTGTTACTGAAAATAATGCTATCAAAAGTCTCACTGGTTCATATGCCAAATTACCTACTCCAGAGCCAAGCCTGAGTCCTGAAATGCATCGAAGGCATTCTAGGCCATCCTCAGCACGTCATATACTTATAAATAATCCAATAAATGCCTGTGAGTTAAgtcctaaaggaaaagaacagacgGTAGACTTAGTTCAAGATACTgatgaaaaaacacaaatacctgAAACTGTGCCAAAGTTACCTGTTGACGTAGCAGGAGTTTGTTCAAGCAAGGTTTATGTCACCAAAAATACATCTGAAGCCGTTCAGGAAGTGGTTTTAGGTAAATCAAATCAGGTATGTCAGTCTTCAGgaaatcaattagaaaataagGTTATTCATAGACTTGAGGTCGTGGAAGGTCAGTTAACGTGTGCTGGGAGAGGGCCACACAAAACGGACGGCACGTGTACCGCAGCGCCGAGATTGCACGAGCCGTATGCCGCCGGCCAGGGTGTAGCGAGTCAAAACTTCGGATCTGTGAGCGGACTCAAGTCAGCCAGTGTGCCAGAGAAGAACTCCTGCACTTTACAGATGGAACTGAATAAGTCTTATGATGTAAAAAACCCATCTCCTTTACTGATGCAGAACCAGAATACCAGACAGCAGATGGACACCCCTACAGTGTCCGGTGGAAATCTACAATTTTTGGATAACAGTTTTGAGAAAGTTAAACGGAGACTTGATTTAGATATTGATAGTTTGCAAAAAGAAAACTGCCCTTTCGTCTTAACAACTGGAATAGCAGAACAAGAAAGGCAACATTTGCCAGAAAAAAGACACCCGAAGGGATCTGTCTACGTcaacaagaataaaatgttagaaagtaCTTCCAaaggtaaggaaactgaagtgTTCGGTACCTGCCCAGCAGATGGCACCTGTATTTAATACTTCTAactgacattttgaaaaacaataattCTCTTCATCTGTTAATTCATTAggatatttaatttcatttctcttgtcaGAGAACATCTAGTTAGCTATAGTTTATTGCCATTTGACAAgcttaaagcattttctttttttgagagagtgagcaagcgagcacacaagcagaggagggacagagggagagggagagagagaatcttaagcagcctccacacgcAGCTCTGGCTGACACAGGCCTCGATCCCAtgactaagatcatgacctgagccgaaatcaagagtcaggagcttaatggactgagctacacAGTCACCCTTGTTAAAgggttttcttatttaaaatgtgaatctTCTACAGGTCACTTTGTATCACAGGGGATATTGTTAATGACTAGAggaaaaagttcttttttttaaaattaaaaaaatttttttaaatgttttttatttatttttgagagacagagacagcgcaatcaggggagggtcagagagagagggagatacagaatcggaagcaggctccaggctctaagctagctttcagcagagagcccaacgcggagctcgaacccacaaactgtgagatcatgacctgagctgaagtcggatgctcaactgaccacccaggcgcccctagaggaaAAAGTTCTTGCATGAAACATCACTCACAGTTTTAATCTAGtgtattactatatttttttttGGGCTGTGGTTTCTAATATTTTCATCAGTCTGTCCTTTCATTTGTAATGAGCAACTCATGTAATTGGTCCTTCAGGGGACAGTGAACATcaaattattagagaaaaatcacaaggcTCTGTGAGTAGTGTTCAAGAATGGCatctttattgctaaaaattatttcaaatttctttctcatCTAGTGTTATAGTAAGAGCCATTTGTTAAAACATGTCTTTTTCATTACTTCTTTCTTTGTTGTCATGGTTCCTAATTCTTCATTACTGTTATGGAACACATGAGTCAAGTAAATGAAGTTCTTGGACGTAAACATTTCAGTTCTAATGTGATATGTATCTTCCTACAAAACTTCACATTCTGTAAAGTTGCACACTAAATATAACAGGGTTTATAGGACAAATAGGTTTGGGACAGACCTTTTAAAAACCTGTGTAACTTCATACGAATTCTAATAGAAACATCAGCGGTATCTGGGGAGCGCACCTGGGTAATCCAGATGGGCAGCGCGGCCGGGAGTAGCGGACGTCCACAGAGGCAGCCAAGGGCCAGCGCCGGCAGCACAACGTATCCGGGCCGAGGCCGGCGCGAGCGAGGCGAGGCCAGCCAGGGAGGCCCCGGCTTGCTGTCACAGGGCCCCTGGCCAGTGCTCATTTATGAAATTCTTAAGATAGAGCTCAGTAGTCTCTCAGTGTTGGTTGCGTGGTAGGGCTGAGgagcttttccttttctgctaaAAGTTGTAATTCTATTCTTGCTTTTCCAGCTCTTTTTGCCTATGAGAACTTGCACATGAACAATTGCAAATTGTTGTAAATGAATACAGtgtatttaggaataaattacGGGAATACCATAGCAGATAGACAGTATGCTTATCTTCAGTGGAAATCAGTGACTTACATCAGGAAGAATAATTGTTTGAATTTTGTTGAATCGTGACGGATCCGTGAATATGTGCTATGTCTGTGTAATACTTggtattttaacatttcatagTGGCCTACCCTTTTCTATTCAGTAAGCTGCACAGCCGTAATGATTTAATAAACTTTCTAGTTAGTAATTCcgatatatgtaattttaatttccaaTGTTTTTTGGATCCTGAAGCTGAGCAGCTTTGCACTATCAaaggaacatttatttaaaaaaaaaaactaacccaaaacaaaactacagtCTAGAATACCAGAGATCCTGGGGCGGAATAAGAGTGTGAAGAATAAATAGAGGTGAGATGCAGATGAGAATCACATCTTGAAGTTAGTTCGAGTAAGGAGAATCCGGATTGAGCACATGGTCTTGGCTCCATCGGTTCAGATCGTGATGCGATCTGTCGAGCGTGGATGGTGGTGACACACAGCCTTTATTTGGGAGCAGCCGTGagggggtggcaggggagggtGTGGTTCACAGTGGGGACCTGGCTGTGCCTTGGTTGTGTCGTGTCAGATGCAGGAATGCTCTTAGGTCAGGAGAATAATTTAAATTGACTGTGTATCAGATATTAGTACATTTTCTAAATTGGAGGGGACGTGTTTCTTTTCAGAAGGCGAGGAGATCTTAAAAAGTAAGATGCTCGCTTTTGAAGAAATGCGAAAGAGACTAGAAGAACAGCACGCCCAGCAGTTATCACTGCTCATAGCCGAGCAGGAAAGGGAACAGGAAAGACTGCAAAAGGTGAGGAATTAAATTGTAGGGATTTGGGGCTGGTAAGTGGAACTTAGCTCGGGATATGTGCGAACTTTGGTCACACGTTACGTGTAGGATacttgtaactccccctccccccccccccccgtatatCTTAATCTTAGGGGGTGATCGATTTTGATACACGGTTATGCCAAAATGTGAGGTTTGATATTTAGCTTCTTATCTAAAAAATTTACCTAGTATATCTAAAGGATACTTTATTGATTCCTTGActcaaaacatttaatattttcaaaggtgTTTTATACATAGATGCTGAAATATGCATTCTGCGTGAGTGTATTGAAGGGGAAGGATACTTGTTTTAAGATTTCACTTGAGGTAggaaaacttgaaattaatcatttGCTGCTAATTACCCATTACTTTTAGCTAAGCCTAAAATGGTGGTATTTTGGGATATAGTTAAAGGATATAGCGGGTTGTAATCCATGGTTAATCTACAGGAAatagaagaacaggagaaaatgttaaaagagaaGAAGGTAACTGCCGCCGAGGCCTCTGAGCTGGGCATCCACGGCGCAGTGGACTTAGAATGGAGAAAAGTGAGTGACTCCAGTTTGCTGGAAACAATGCTGTCTCACGTGGACTCACTGCATACTTCAAATTCAAATGGTTCTggtaaatattctaaaattcatttctATTTGAGAAAGTTGTCCTATAGTAGGATATTTTATTTGGCACACTTTAAAACTatagctctattttatttttttatgtttatttttgagagagggagagagcgagagagcatgcgCATGCCTGTgcaagtgcgggaggggcagggggaggggacagaggatctgaagccggctctgtgcggacagcagagagcctgacatggggctcgaactcctgaaacgtgaaattatgacctgagccaaagccagacacttaactgactgaggcacccaggtgccccacaactgtAGTTCTGTTTTTCAAGTAATTCCATTTACCAGTAACTagtgagaacaaaatgatggtacATCAGAGCCTGGTGGGCAGGTGTTCCTGAGAAAAGCCACCTCGGCAAGGAAAATACCAGGAAACTTGACTCGGAGCCCAGGCTTTGTGTATGCACGCGGCAGGTGACATGCTTCAACCGAAAACACAGTTTGCTGTCTCCCGAGTGGTCTCGAATTACCTCTAATTCTTCAGACCCAGCAAGAGCTTGTCTCCCATCTACAATTATCCGGAGGTGCTGTTGGTGTTGAGAAGCTCCATCTGGTGCCTAAGCTTAaagtccataaatattttaaatctgcaCATGGATTAGTTTCAGAGGCGGTTGTTCTTCTTAGGGAGTCATAAGTGTTTATTTGGAATTTGTGCATATTCTGATTATATAACATCAAGTATAATAATACTGGGCATATTTATTTCTCCAGGTTTCACGAACTCTGCCCTGCAGCATAGCTTTGGTTCTGCAAGTGAAGCCCCCTTCTACCTCTGGGGATCGTCATCTAGTGGCTTCACCAAACTCTCAGTGACAAGGCCTTTTGGAAGAGCCAAAACTAAATGGTCTCAGGTGGGCAAGCTTCCTGATATCTGTGTATCTGTCTGTCCGTctagctatattttttaaaagaggtacATTATCTTAGGTTGTACAAATGAGGGCAGATATTTTTGCCATACATCAAATGGCTTAGCTTTTATCAGAGATGAAACTACACAGAGCACACACATGTAGCGGCATTTAGTTCGTTGTAATAGATTGGGAAGCCATCTTGAGTATAACGCTCAGATCCTCAATTCATTGTGTCTGTCTTATTTCTCCTAGGTTTTCAGTCCAGAAGtacaaacaaaatttaacaaagtAACTGCAGTCGCAAAAGGATTTCTTACTCGTAGGCTTATGCAGACAGATAAGCTGAAACAACTTCGCCAAACCGTAAAAGTAAGCAGCTCGTCCATCGTTTGTACCTCATGTCGGTCTGTCTCCCAGTCCAACGACGGCTGGGCACTAGCTACGGCTGACACATCGTTCAGAACCAAGGCAGATCCAACATTTCAGTCACTCAGTATAGGCAGTTATAGAAACCTGATTGATCTCGGtctgatcattttaaaaaatacttaaatgaagTAGTTTGGGTATTTTTGTCTTACTTTAGGGAGTACCGTTTGCCTTCTGATAAAAGTTTTCTGTTCTCACGGATTTTGAATTggctgagaaaaaaatcagaaggaaattCCAGCGATGATGAATCTTTCTAGAAGAGTGGTTTTTGAAGGAGCATTTCTTCTTCCAGGACACTATGGAATTCATAAGAAGCTTTCAGTCAGAGGCACCGTTAAAGAGAGGAGTTGTCTCAGCACAAGACGCTTCTCTTCAGGAAAGAGTGTTCGCGCAGGTAAATGCCCGCGTCCGGAAGGCTTTTAGGAAATGGACACTTAGATCTCTCCCTTCATTTCACCACTGAAAATAAGTTTCAATTGAAACTTTAACCTTTTTCTCTAAGTGAAAGTGCTTGGAAT contains:
- the CCP110 gene encoding centriolar coiled-coil protein of 110 kDa isoform X2; this encodes MEEYEKFCEHSLARAQEASPATESFLPARPERVSLIRFHGVAVLSPLLNIEKRKEMQQEKQKALDVETRKQANKKKDLLTRVQEILENIQVRKAPNASDFDPWEIETVCSNSEERNLNVPAMFPNILPSPTEHSTLGKFEKITGILPLNNEDGFKSNGIDLARDSEESQSPKQCDRSDISPAGNEASVTAPSATPQETLTSDGLLPTNEEPDPSLSEVTADPYIMSLQNLMKKSKEYIEREQSRRSLRSSTKRSINESHSDKENDAGKVTDYGKEKAQLTGKHCSSVIPDKPSLNKSNVLLQGASTQASSTNASVLGSFSKVDIPVRTSHHTILDPDSDFKVIPTFVTENNAIKSLTGSYAKLPTPEPSLSPEMHRRHSRPSSARHILINNPINACELSPKGKEQTVDLVQDTDEKTQIPETVPKLPVDVAGVCSSKVYVTKNTSEAVQEVVLGKSNQVCQSSGNQLENKVIHRLEVVEGQLTCAGRGPHKTDGTCTAAPRLHEPYAAGQGVASQNFGSVSGLKSASVPEKNSCTLQMELNKSYDVKNPSPLLMQNQNTRQQMDTPTVSGGNLQFLDNSFEKVKRRLDLDIDSLQKENCPFVLTTGIAEQERQHLPEKRHPKGSVYVNKNKMLESTSKEGEEILKSKMLAFEEMRKRLEEQHAQQLSLLIAEQEREQERLQKEIEEQEKMLKEKKVTAAEASELGIHGAVDLEWRKVSDSSLLETMLSHVDSLHTSNSNGSGFTNSALQHSFGSASEAPFYLWGSSSSGFTKLSVTRPFGRAKTKWSQVFSPEVQTKFNKVTAVAKGFLTRRLMQTDKLKQLRQTVKDTMEFIRSFQSEAPLKRGVVSAQDASLQERVFAQLRAALYGIHDIFFVMDAAERMSILHHDREARKEKMLRQMDRMKSPRVALSAATQKSLDRKKFMKAAEMGMPNKKFLVKQNLSETSRALPADWRTEEWPRSRLTPESFSQTKDRMHQFIGYLVDKGVYAGKTQRKRPNVATI
- the CCP110 gene encoding centriolar coiled-coil protein of 110 kDa isoform X3, translating into MEEYEKFCEHSLARAQEASPATESFLPARPERVSLIRFHGVAVLSPLLNIEKRKEMQQEKQKALDVETRKQANKKKDLLTRVQEILENIQVRKAPNASDFDPWEIETVCSNSEERNLNVPAMFPNILPSPTEHSTLGKFEKITGILPLNNEDGFKSNGIDLARDSEESQSPKQCDRSDISPAGNEASVTAPSATPQETLTSDGLLPTNEEPDPSLSEVTADPYIMSLQNLMKKSKEYIEREQSRRSLRSSTKRSINESHSDKENDAGKVTDYGKEKAQLTGKHCSSVIPDKPSLNKSNVLLQGASTQASSTNASVLGSFSKVDIPVRTSHHTILDPDSDFKVIPTFVTENNAIKSLTGSYAKLPTPEPSLSPEMHRRHSRPSSARHILINNPINACELSPKGKEQTVDLVQDTDEKTQIPETVPKLPVDVAGVCSSKVYVTKNTSEAVQEVVLGKSNQVCQSSGNQLENKVIHRLEVVEGQLTCAGRGPHKTDGTCTAAPRLHEPYAAGQGVASQNFGSVSGLKSASVPEKNSCTLQMELNKSYDVKNPSPLLMQNQNTRQQMDTPTVSGGNLQFLDNSFEKVKRRLDLDIDSLQKENCPFVLTTGIAEQERQHLPEKRHPKGSVYVNKNKMLESTSKEGEEILKSKMLAFEEMRKRLEEQHAQQLSLLIAEQEREQERLQKEIEEQEKMLKEKKVTAAEASELGIHGAVDLEWRKVSDSSLLETMLSHVDSLHTSNSNGSGFTNSALQHSFGSASEAPFYLWGSSSSGFTKLSVTRPFGRAKTKWSQVFSPEVQTKFNKVTAVAKGFLTRRLMQTDKLKQLRQTVKDTMEFIRSFQSEAPLKRGVVSAQDASLQERVFAQLRAALYGIHDIFFVMDAAERMSILHHDREARKEKMLRQMDRMKSPRVALSAATQKSLDRKKFMKAAEMGMPNKKFLVKQNLSETRALPADWRTEEWPRSRLTPESFSQTKDRMHQFIGYLVDKGVYAGKTQRKRPNVATI
- the CCP110 gene encoding centriolar coiled-coil protein of 110 kDa isoform X1, with the protein product MEEYEKFCEHSLARAQEASPATESFLPARPERVSLIRFHGVAVLSPLLNIEKRKEMQQEKQKALDVETRKQANKKKDLLTRVQEILENIQVRKAPNASDFDPWEIETVCSNSEERNLNVPAMFPNILPSPTEHSTLGKFEKITGILPLNNEDGFKSNGIDLARDSEESQSPKQCDRSDISPAGNEASVTAPSATPQETLTSDGLLPTNEEPDPSLSEVTADPYIMSLQNLMKKSKEYIEREQSRRSLRSSTKRSINESHSDKENDAGKVTDYGKEKAQLTGKHCSSVIPDKPSLNKSNVLLQGASTQASSTNASVLGSFSKVDIPVRTSHHTILDPDSDFKVIPTFVTENNAIKSLTGSYAKLPTPEPSLSPEMHRRHSRPSSARHILINNPINACELSPKGKEQTVDLVQDTDEKTQIPETVPKLPVDVAGVCSSKVYVTKNTSEAVQEVVLGKSNQVCQSSGNQLENKVIHRLEVVEGQLTCAGRGPHKTDGTCTAAPRLHEPYAAGQGVASQNFGSVSGLKSASVPEKNSCTLQMELNKSYDVKNPSPLLMQNQNTRQQMDTPTVSGGNLQFLDNSFEKVKRRLDLDIDSLQKENCPFVLTTGIAEQERQHLPEKRHPKGSVYVNKNKMLESTSKEGEEILKSKMLAFEEMRKRLEEQHAQQLSLLIAEQEREQERLQKEIEEQEKMLKEKKVTAAEASELGIHGAVDLEWRKVSDSSLLETMLSHVDSLHTSNSNGSGFTNSALQHSFGSASEAPFYLWGSSSSGFTKLSVTRPFGRAKTKWSQVFSPEVQTKFNKVTAVAKGFLTRRLMQTDKLKQLRQTVKDTMEFIRSFQSEAPLKRGVVSAQDASLQERVFAQLRAALYGIHDIFFVMDAAERMSILHHDREARKEKMLRQMDRMKSPRVALSAATQKSLDRKKFMKAAEMGMPNKKFLVKQNLSETRVLQPNQGQNAPVHRLLSRQGTPKTSVKGVVQNRQKSSQSRVPNRAPVSGVYAGKTQRKRPNVATI